The DNA window GGAGAATTTCGACGTGACGGCGAGCGAGCCGCCGGAGACGAGGCTGCCCATGACGGTCACGCAGAGGCCGTTGATATGGTAGACCGGCAGAATACAGAAGCCGCGGTCCGCTTGGGAAAGGTCGTGGGCGATGGCGGTGGTCCAGCCTCCGGCCAGAAGGCTGGCATGGGTGTGCAGCACGCCCTTGGGACGGCCCGTGGTGCCGGAGGTATACATCAGGAGGGCGTGGTCGTCTGGGGTGACGGGGTGCAGGTCTGCCTTGGCCTGTTCTGACAAGGGCACGGTGGCGATGCCGGTAGCGTTGGCGGCGGTGAATTGATCGGCGCAGGCGTCGTGGACGAAGGCGAAGCGAGCCTCGGAATGGTCGAGCGCGTAGGCGATGGCATCGCGGCCCGCTGCGAGGTTGATCATGGTGGCGCGGAAGCCGCCGGCAAGGGCGCCGTAAAGGGCAACGAGCCCGTCGCGGCTGTTAGGGGCCACGATGGCGACGCTTTCGCCGCGCGCGGCGCCCCGTGCGGTCAATGCCCGCGCGAAGCTGTGAGCCGCGTCCTGAAGGGTGGGCCAGCCGAGACTCGTGCCGTCCTCGGGGAAGACGATAGCGGTACCGCCCAGATCCGCGCGGGCGGCGAGCCAGTCGCGGATAGTGCCTTCGGGGGGTGTATCGCGGCTGAGCTTCATTGGCCCGCTGCCTTCCAGTAGTCGGCGAAGATATCTTTGAGCGCGGGCTCATTGGTGGGGATTTCGCGGACGATCTTGGTGGATTGCAGGAAATGCTTCCAATGGACGTTCTCGTCGATGGAGTTGCCGCCCCAGCTGCCGCAGCCCATGGAGAGCGAGAAGGGCATGCCGTTGGTGAAGGCGCCGCCGGTAGCGAAGGTATGCGCCTGGTTTACGATGATGCGGCTGGTGGGGATGGCGCGGGCCAGGGTCATGGGACGGGTGTCGTCGGTGCTGTGCAGACCGACGGAATGGCCCGCGCCCTGAAACAGCTGGATGTCGCGGGCAACGCGGATGGCGTCTTCGAAATCCGTGGCCGCGTAAAGCGCGAGCACGCGGCTGAGCTTCTCGCCGGAAAGGGGATGATCCGGGCCGATGCCGGTGGTGGGCACGGCGATATATTCGGTGCCCTTGGGGACCTTGCCCGAAAGCCCCAGCGCGTCGATCATCTTGTCGGCGTCCTGGGCGATGACGGAACGGTTGAGATGGCCGTCTGGCCAGAGTGCGGCGACAACGGCGGCCTCGTCCTCGACCACGGCGCCGCCGGCGCGGGCCATGGCCTTGACGAAGTCCTCACGCACTGCATCAACGACCACGACCGAATTTTCGGACGAGCAGGAGGTGGCATTGTCGAACGTCTTGGAGGCGCGGATCTTCTCTGCGGCGTCGTCGAGATCGGCGGTCTCATCCACGATGACGGTGACGTTGCCTGCGCCAACGGCGACGGCGGGCGTGCCTGAGGTCTGGGCGCGGTGGACGTT is part of the Roseovarius sp. THAF9 genome and encodes:
- a CDS encoding aldehyde dehydrogenase family protein, yielding MNAPDPIADLDAIIARARAAQGRYEAEGSQQRYDRAALAVAWAIMEPGRNRELAELAVGTTGLGNVPDKITKNHRKTLGLMRDIKGVTTFGVIREDTATGITEIARPKGVVAAIVPSTNPAATPANNIINALKCGNAIVVAPSPKGVPSCEKLIKFIHAEFEKIGEDPDLVSMVPAPGSKDKTQRLMETCDMVVATGSQNNVHRAQTSGTPAVAVGAGNVTVIVDETADLDDAAEKIRASKTFDNATSCSSENSVVVVDAVREDFVKAMARAGGAVVEDEAAVVAALWPDGHLNRSVIAQDADKMIDALGLSGKVPKGTEYIAVPTTGIGPDHPLSGEKLSRVLALYAATDFEDAIRVARDIQLFQGAGHSVGLHSTDDTRPMTLARAIPTSRIIVNQAHTFATGGAFTNGMPFSLSMGCGSWGGNSIDENVHWKHFLQSTKIVREIPTNEPALKDIFADYWKAAGQ